In Hirundo rustica isolate bHirRus1 chromosome 2, bHirRus1.pri.v3, whole genome shotgun sequence, one genomic interval encodes:
- the CHD4 gene encoding chromodomain-helicase-DNA-binding protein 4 isoform X4, which translates to MASGIGSPSPCSGGSDDDEMEILLNNAIPQHPEPEEEPEEELLSEADTPKIKKKKKPKKLKEPKVPKLSKRQKKELGDSSGEGNEFVEEEEEVLRSDSEGSDYTPGKKKKKKLGPKKEKKNKAKRKEEEEEEEEDDDSKEPKSSAQLLEDWGMEDIDHIFTEEDYRTLTNYKAFSQFVRPLIAAKNPKIAVSKMMMVLGAKWREFSTNNPFKGSSGASVAAAAAAAVAVVESMVTNVDAVLPQPPVDVPLRKAKTKEGKGPNARRKPKASPRIPDIKKPKTKKVAPLKIKLGGFGSKRKRSSSEDDDLDVESDFDDASINSYSVSDGSTSRSSRSRKKLKAGKKKKKGEEDSTVAVDGYETDHQDYCEVCQQGGEIILCDTCPRAYHMVCLDPDMEKAPEGKWSCPHCEKEGIQWEAKEDNSEGEEILEDVVGDAEEEDDHHMEFCRVCKDGGELLCCDACPSSYHIHCLNPPLPEIPNGEWLCPRCTCPALKGKVQKILIWKWGQPPVGPTPPRPPDADPNAPPPKPLEGRPERQFFVKWQGMSYWHCSWVSELQLELHCQVMFRNYQRKNDMDEPPSGDFGGEEEKSRKRKNKDPKYAEMEERFYRYGIKPEWMMIHRILNHSVDKKGNVHYLIKWRDLPYDQASWESEDVDIQDYDLYKQAYWNHRELMRGEEGRPGKKLKKVKMRKLERPPETPTVDPTVKYDRQPEYLDVTGGTLHPYQLEGLNWLRFSWAQGTDTILADEMGLGKTVQTAVFLYSLYKEGHSKGPFLVSAPLSTIINWEREFEMWAPDMYVVTYVGDKDSRAIIRENEFTFEDNAIRGGKKASRMKKEAAVKFHVLLTSYELITIDMAILGSIDWACLIVDEAHRLKNNQSKFFRVLNGYSLQHKLLLTGTPLQNNLEELFHLLNFLTPERFHNLEGFLEEFADIAKEDQIKKLHDMLGPHMLRRLKADVFKNMPSKTELIVRVELSPMQKKYYKYILTRNFEALNARGGGNQVSLLNVVMDLKKCCNHPYLFPVAAMEAPKMPNGMYDGSALIRASGKLLLLQKMLKNLKEGGHRVLIFSQMTKMLDLLEDFLEHEGYKYERIDGGITGNMRQEAIDRFNAPGAQQFCFLLSTRAGGLGINLATADTVIIYDSDWNPHNDIQAFSRAHRIGQNKKVMIYRFVTRASVEERITQVAKKKMMLTHLVVRPGLGSKTGSMSKQELDDILKFGTEELFKDEATEGGDNKEGEDSSVIHYDDKAIERLLDRNQDETEDTELQGMNEYLSSFKVAQYVVREEEMGEEEEVEREIIKQEESVDPDYWEKLLRHHYEQQQEDLARNLGKGKRIRKQVNYNDGSQEDRGSRAVFLSDWQDDQSDNQSDYSVASEEGDEDFDERSEAARRPSRKGLRNDKDKPLPPLLARVGGNIEVLGFNARQRKAFLNAIMRYGMPPQDAFTTQWLVRDLRGKSEKEFKAYVSLFMRHLCEPGADGAETFADGVPREGLSRQHVLTRIGVMSLIRKKVQEFEHVNGRWSMPELAEIEENKKLSQPSSPSPKTPTPSTPGDTQPNTPAPVPPPEDGVKVEEGASAKEQGEAAEPEKELSASATETEAPVEQCAQPVETPPQEAKSPVNSTEADEKKVEETEVKERPDEPMEVESKADVEKVEDRAATENPSDPPVITLDEKDEKKDDDKRDVVMLQNGEMLKESADERHKKAVKQRFMFNIADGGFTELHSLWQNEERAATVTKKTYEIWHRRHDYWLLAGIINHGYARWQDIQNDPRYAILNEPFKGEMNRGNFLEIKNKFLARRFKLLEQALVIEEQLRRAAYLNMSEDPSHPSMALNTRFAEVECLAESHQHLSKESMAGNKPANAVLHKVLKQLEELLSDMKADVTRLPATIARIPPVAVRLQMSERNILSRLANRSSEPPPPPPQQVRTLSGRPAAVSSWPSAVDLSAKLK; encoded by the exons AACCTGAAGAAGAGCCTGAAGAAGAGCTTCTGTCAGAGGCTGACACTCCCAAAatcaagaagaagaagaagcccAAGAAACTGAAAGAACCCAAAGTGCCCAAGCTCAGCAAGCGTCAGAAGAAGGAG ctgggGGACAGCTCTGGTGAGGGGAATGAGTTtgtggaggaagaagaagaggttCTGCGCTCTGACAGTGAGGGCAGTGATTATACccctgggaagaagaaaaagaagaaattaggacccaagaaggaaaagaaaaataaagccaagcgcaaggaggaggaggaagaggaggaagaagatgaTGACTCAAAG GAGCCAAAGTCAtctgctcagctcctggaaGACTGGGGCATGGAGGATATTGATCACATCTTCACAGAGGAGGATTACCGCACACTCACCAACTATAAAGCTTTCAGCCAGTTTGTCAG GCCACTTATCGCAGCCAAGAACCCTAAAATAGCAGTGTCGAAGATGATGATGGTACTGGGAGCCAAATGGAGGGAGTTTAGCACAAACAACCCCTTCAAGGGAAGTTCAGGTGCatctgtggcagctgctgcagctgcagctgttgcAGTAGTCGAGAGTATGGTGACAAACGTGGATGCCGTCCTGCCGCAACCCCCTGTGGATGTGCCACTCAGGAAAGCCAAGACAAAGGAGGGCAAAG GACCCAATGCCCGGCGGAAGCCAAAGGCCAGTCCGCGTATTCCTGATATcaagaaacccaaaacaaagaAGGTGGCACCACTGAAAATCAAACTGGGAGGATTTGGTTCCAAGCGTAAAAGATCATCG agTGAAGATGATGATCTGGATGTGGAGTCAGACTTTGATGATGCCAGCATCAACAGCTACTCTGTTTCAGATGGATCTACAAGCCGTAGTAGCCGCAGTCGCAAAAAACTCAAggctgggaagaagaaaaagaaag GTGAGGAGGACTCCACAGTGGCTGTGGATGGCTATGAGACTGATCACCAGGACTACTGTGAGGTGtgccagcagggaggagaaattATATTGTGTGATACCTGCCCTCGTGCCTACCATATGGTCTGCTTGGACCCAGACATGGAGAAAGCTCCAGAGGGCAAATGGAGCTGCCCACACTGT GAAAAAGAGGGCATTCAGTGGGAAGCAAAGGAGGATAACTCAGAAGGTGAGGAAATCCTGGAGGATGTAGTGGGAGAtgctgaggaagaggatgaCCACCATATGGAGTTCTGTAGAGTCTGCAAGGAtggaggagagctgctgtgctgtgatgCCTGTCCTTCGTCCTATCACATCCACTGTCTGAATCCCCCGCTGCCTGAGATTCCCAATGGAGAATGGCTGTGTCCTCGCTGCACT TGCCCAGCTTTGAAAGGAAAGGTGCAGAAGATCCTGATCTGGAAATGGGGTCAGCCCCCAGTTGGCCCCACACCACCACGCCCACCTGATGCAGACCCCAATGCTCCACCCCCGAAGCCTCTGGAGGGTCGGCCTGAAAGGCAGTTCTTTGTCAAATGGCAGGGCATGTCCtactggcactgctcctgggtGTCAGAGTTGCAG CTGGAGTTGCACTGCCAGGTCATGTTTCGTAACTACCAACGCAAGAATGATATGGATGAACCGCCCTCGGGAGACTTtggaggggaagaagagaaaagccgaaagagaaagaacaaggaCCCCAAATACGCTGAGATGGAGGAGCGTTTCTATCGATACGGGATCAAGCCAGAGTGGATGATGATCCATAGGATCCTTAATCATAG TGTGGATAAGAAGGGAAATGTCCACTATTTGATTAAATGGAGAGACCTGCCCTATGACCAGGCATCCTGGGAAAGTGAAGATGTGGATATTCAAGATTATGACCTCTACAAGCAAGCCTACTGGAATCACAG GGAGCTGATGCGAGGTGAAGAGGGCAGGCCTGGTAAGAAGTTAAAGAAAGTGAAGATGCGGAAACTGGAAAGACCCCCCGAGACTCCCACGGTAGAT CCAACAGTGAAATATGACCGGCAACCAGAGTACCTCGACGTGACAGGGGGCACCTTGCATCCCTACCAACTGGAAGGGCTGAACTGGCTGCGCTTCTCATGGGCCCAGGGCACAGATACAATCTTGGCTGATGAAATGGGTCTAGGAAAGACTGTGCAGACAGCAGTGTTCCTCTATTCCTTATACAAAGAG GGCCACTCAAAGGGTCCCTTCTTGGTGAGTGCGCCACTGTCCACAATCATCAACTGGGAACGAGAATTTGAGATGTGGGCCCCAGATATGTATGTAGTGACCTACGTCGGGGACAAAGACAGCCGGGCCATCATCCGTGAGAATGAGTTCACTTTTGAGGATAATGCCATACGTGGAGGCAAAAAAGCATCCAGGATGAAG aagGAGGCTGCTGTCAAGTTCCACGTGCTTCTCACCTCCTATGAATTGATCACAATTGATATGGCCATACTAGGCTCCATTGACTGGGCCTGTCTCATTGTGGATGAAGCTCACAGACTGAAGAACAATCAGTCTAAG TTCTTCCGTGTGCTGAATGGTTACTCCCTCCAGCACAAGCTGCTGCTTACAGGAACTCCCCTGCAGAACAACCTGGAAGAACTGTTCCACCTGCTGAACTTCCTGACGCCCGAGAGATTCCA TAACTTGGAGGGCTTCCTAGAAGAGTTTGCGGATATTGCCAAGGAAGATCAGATCAAGAAGCTGCACGACATGCTGGGCCCACATATGCTGAGGCGTCTCAAGGCTGATGTTTTCAAGAATATGCCATCGAAGACTGAACTCATTGTCAGAGTGGAGCTGAGTCCCATGCAGAA gaaatACTATAAATACATTTTGACAAGAAACTTTGAGGCACTGAATGCACGGGGTGGTGGTAACCAAGTCTCATTGCTCAATGTTGTTATGGATCTGAAGAAGTGCTGTAACCACCCCTACCTCTTTCCTGTGGCTGCTATG GAAGCTCCAAAAATGCCAAATGGCATGTATGATGGTAGTGCACTCATTCGAGCCTCTGGAAAGCTGTTGCTGCTCCAGAAAATGTTAAAGAATCTGAAGGAAGGAGGTCACAGAGTGCTCATATTCTCTCAG atgACTAAAATGTTGGACCTTCTAGAAGATTTTTTGGAGCACGAAGGGTACAAATATGAGCGGATTGATGGAGGAATCACAGGGAACATGCGTCAGGAGGCTATTGATCGCTTCAATG ctcctggagctcagcagttctgctttctgctttcaACTCGAGCTGGGGGTCTTGGTATTAACTTGGCCACAGCAGATACTGTGATTATCTACGATTCAGACTGGAACCCCCACAATGATATCCAG GCCTTCAGCCGTGCACACAGAATTGGACAGAACAAGAAAGTGATGATCTACCGCTTTGTGACGAGGGCCTCAGTGGAGGAGCGTATCActcaggtggccaagaagaAGATGATGCTAACTCATCTGGTAGTGAGACCAGGGTTGGGCTCCAAGACAGGCTCCATGTCCAAACAGGAACTTGATGACATTCTCAAATTTGGCACTGAAGAGCTCTTCAAGGATGAGGCTACTGAGGGGG GGGATAACAAAGAAGGTGAGGACAGTAGTGTCATCCACTATGATGACAAAGCAATTGAGCGTCTGCTGGATCGGAACCAGGATGAAACAGAAGATACAGAACTTCAGGGCATGAATGAATATCTCAGCTCCTTCAAGGTGGCCCAGTATGTGGTTCGTGAGGAGGAGATGGGG gaggaagaggaggttgAACGGGAAATTATTAAGCAGGAGGAATCGGTGGATCCCGATTACTGGGAGAAACTTCTCCGTCACCATTATGAGCAGCAACAGGAGGATCTGGCCAGGAATCTGGGCAAGGGCAAACGTATCCGCAAGCAAGTTAACTACAACGACGGCTCGCAGGAGGATAGAG GCTCAcgtgctgtttttctttcagactgGCAGGATGACCAGTCAGATAATCAGTCAGACTATTCAGTTGCTTCTGAAGAAGGAGACGAGGACTTTGATGAGAGGTCTGAAG cAGCTCGTCGGCCCAGCCGCAAGGGCCTGAGAAATGATAAGGATAAGCCTCTGCCTCCCTTACTGGCCCGTGTGGGAGGGAACATAGAG GTGTTGGGTTTCAACGCTCGCCAGCGGAAAGCCTTCCTCAATGCTATCATGCGCTATGGAATGCCACCTCAGGATGCCTTCACCACTCAGTGGCTTGTTCGGGACCTCCGTGGCAAATCAGAGAAAGAGTTCAA GGCCTATGTCTCACTGTTCATGCGCCATTTATGTGAACCTGGAGCTGATGGTGCAGAGACCTTTGCGGATGGGGTCCCACGGGAAGGTCTTTCTCGACAGCACGTCCTTACTCGCATTGGGGTCATGTCTCTTATACGTAAAAAG GTGCAGGAATTTGAGCATGTGAATGGCCGCTGGAGTATGCCAGAACTGGCAGAGATAGAGGAGAACAAGAAACTttcacagcccagctccccctCTCCCAAAACTCCGACTCCTTCGACACCAGGGGATACACAGCCAAACACACCTGCCCCTGTTCCTCCACCTG AAGATGGAGTAAAAGTAGAAGAAGGAGCTAGTGCTaaggagcaaggagaagcgGCTGAACCAGAGAAGGAGCTCAGTGCCTCTGCTACTGAAACAGAGGCCCCTGTGGAG CAGTGTGCTCAGCCTGTGGAGACACCGCCCCAGGAAGCAAAATCCCCAGTGAACTCCAcagaagcagatgaaaaaaaagtagaggAAACAGAAGTGAAGGAAAGACCAGATGAGCCAATGGAAGTAGAAAGCAAAG ctgaTGTGGAGAAAGTGGAAGACAGAGCAGCTACTGAAAATCCCTCTGACCCTCCTGTAATCACTCTGGATGAGAAAG ATGAGAAAAAGGATGATGATAAGAGAGACGTGGTGATGCTGCAGAACGGAGAGATGCTGAAGGAGTCAGCAGATGAAAGGCACAAGAAGGCAGTAAAGCAGCGCTTCATGTTCAACATAGCAGATGGTGGTTTCACTG AACTACACTCCCTTTGGCAGAATGAAGAGCGGGCTGCAACTGTCACCAAGAAGACCTATGAGATCTGGCATCGGCGTCACGACTACTGGCTCCTAGCTGGGATTATCAA TCATGGCTATGCCCGTTGGCAGGATATTCAGAATGATCCGCGTTACGCCATCCTCAATGAACCCTTCAAGGGTGAGATGAACAGGGGTAACTTCCTGGAAATAAAGAATAAGTTCTTGGCAAGGAGATTTAAG ctcctggagcaagCGCTGGTGATCGAGGAACAGTTGCGGCGAGCTGCCTATCTGAACATGTCCGAAGACCCATCTCACCCATCCATGGCTCTGAACACGCGTTTTGCAGAGGTGGAATGCCTGGCTGAGAGCCACCAGCACCTATCCAAGGAGTCAATGGCTGGGAACAAACCAGCCAATGCTGTGCTGCACAAAG TTCtgaagcagctggaggagctttTGAGTGACATGAAGGCAGATGTGACTCGCCTACCTGCCACGATTGCCCGCATCCCACCCGTGGCAGTGCGCCTCCAGATGTCAGAGCGCAACATCCTGAGCCGCCTGGCCAACCGCAGCAgcgagccgccgccgcccccgccccaaCAAGTACGTACTCTCTCCG GTCGCCCAGCAGCAGTGAGTTCCTGGCCCAGTGCTGTTGACCTTTCGGCCAAGCTGAAGTGA